Proteins from a genomic interval of Pristis pectinata isolate sPriPec2 chromosome 9, sPriPec2.1.pri, whole genome shotgun sequence:
- the LOC127574142 gene encoding RNA-binding protein 12B-A-like isoform X3 has product MAVVIRLQGLPVSAGTLDIRHFFSRLTIPDGGVHIIGGELGEAFIVFATDEDARLALMRSGEILKGSRVKLTLSSRNEMQNIIEMSRKRYTRTGEMSNSGRSGSNNTGTSRLGNISSTLAANLVSAMQQGINRGSFHPSEIGNSDMDNYGSRTDPMMSGSMSTVALSSPQNLPVGAAHSMSTLFGMISRGMGSSSDKFNGSGSMDPSADSIYNQIREPRASFNSDNVYLRLQGMPYSVKEQQVREFFHGLQVESVRIMKDYWGLKNGEGFVRFASAWDAAEGLKRHKNYMGQRFVQVFRATELEWISGGNDLFVEDSHSDINQGNRGRSPPREEKYFHSRRRSRSPRRRRSRSRSPYDQDYYVQLKNMPYGISKKDVRNFFDELNIADDQIYLVYDFEGKSTKEGFVKFKNAVEHRKALRYHKVCIRNRAVYVYPIAKKAMLELIDNVKKQRSRERSAYKIEDKRYQSREEAHTSSRLYIYARNLPFDVSKSEIRNFFEGFGVADYGIHVLVDSNGIGLGEAVVKFKSEDEVLRAECLYGKKLGGREVLLKPISSEEMLELGVGSVHERTKGQKERDYFGSYSSGGDHSLSVDVHELAEPFFEPSSGLGSVPSMQRPRYSQEEGFYGGFDTGNGTFGGNTRGGFGSGFDSGYRGISSGCFWMDGLLFPKGGWGIMRTEDLVYLVNLFTFQQDFQ; this is encoded by the coding sequence ATGGCTGTGGTCATCCGCTTGCAGGGGCTCCCAGTTTCTGCAGGAACCTTGGATATTCGTCACTTCTTCTCTAGATTAACCATTCCTGATGGAGGGGTGCATATTATTGGTGGTGAACTGGGAGAGGCATTCATTGTATTTGCCACGGATGAAGATGCTCGGCTTGCTTTGATGAGGTCGGGTGAAATTCTCAAAGGGAGCAGAGTAAAGCTAACACTAAGTAGCAGAaatgaaatgcagaatataattgaAATGAGTCGTAAGCGATATACACGCACCGGTGAAATGTCCAATTCTGGAAGGTCGGGATCGAACAATACAGGCACAAGCAGGTTAGGTAATATATCTTCCACACTAGCTGCGAACTTAGTTTCAGCTATGCAGCAAGGAATCAATAGGGGTTCATTTCATCCCAGTGAAATTGGAAATTCCGATATGGACAATTATGGCTCTCGCACGGATCCCATGATGAGTGGTAGCATGTCCACCGTGGCATTATCTTCTCCACAGAATCTTCCAGTTGGTGCTGCTCACTCTATGTCTACATTATTTGGAATGATTTCCAGAGGAATGGGTAGTAGTTCAGACAAATTTAATGGCTCTGGTTCAATGGATCCCTCTGCTGATTCAATTTACAATCAAATAAGAGAACCAAGAGCATCTTTTAATTCTGATAATGTTTACTTGCGTCTGCAAGGTATGCCCTATTCTGTAAAAGAGCAGCAAGTAAGAGAATTCTTCCATGGTTTACAAGTTGAATCAGTTCGTATAATGAAGGATTATTGGGGTCTGAAAAATGGAGAGGGTTTTGTTCGATTTGCCAGTGCTTGGGATGCAGCAGAAGGATTAAAACGTCACAAAAACTACATGGGGCAAAGATTTGTGCAGGTCTTTCGAGCTACAGAGTTGGAATGGATTTCTGGGGGAAATGATTTATTTGTAGAAGATAGTCATTCTGATATAAACCAAGGAAATCGAGGTCGCTCCCCTCCTCgtgaagaaaaatatttccatTCCCGAAGACGATCAAGATCACCACGAAGACGCAGATCACGATCTCGTTCTCCTTATGATCAAGATTATTATGTGCAGCTAAAAAATATGCCCTATGGCATCTCAAAAAAAGATGTGCGAAATTTCTTTGACGAGTTGAACATAGCTGATGATCAGATTTATCTTGTATATGACTTTGAGGGTAAAAGTACAAAGGAAGGCTTTGTGAAGTTTAAAAATGCTGTTGAGCATCGGAAAGCTCTCAGGTATCATAAAGTATGCATTAGAAACCGTGCAGTTTATGTTTATCCCATCGCTAAAAAAGCCATGTTGGAGTTGATAGACAATGTTAAGAAGCAAAGATCAAGAGAAAGATCAGCTTATAAAATCGAAGATAAAAGGTACCAGTCAAGAGAAGAAGCTCATACCTCATCAAGATTGTACATTTATGCCCGTAACCTTCCTTTTGATGTCTCCAAATCTGAGATACGTAATTTTTTTGAAGGTTTTGGTGTGGCTGATTATGGAATCCATGTACTTGTTGATAGTAATGGCATTGGATTAGGGGAGGCTGTGGTCAAGTTCAAGTCTGAGGATGAAGTACTAAGGGCTGAGTGCTTATATGGTAAAAAGCTTGGAGGAAGAGAAGTTTTGCTAAAGCCAATTTCTTCAGAAGAGATGCTTGAACTTGGTGTTGGTTCTGTGCATGAAAGAACCAAAGGCCAGAAGGAGCGGGACTATTTTGGTTCTTATAGTAGTGGTGGTGATCACTCATTGTCTGTTGATGTGCATGAATTAGCTGAACCTTTCTTTGAACCTTCCAGTGGTTTGGGTTCTGTGCCCTCCATGCAAAGACCAAGATACAGCcaagaggaaggattttatggaggGTTTGACACAGGAAATGGCACTTTTGGAGGCAACACAAGAGGTGGATTTGGATCTGGATTTGATTCAGGATATCGAG
- the LOC127574142 gene encoding RNA-binding protein 12-like isoform X2 yields MAVVIRLQGLPVSAGTLDIRHFFSRLTIPDGGVHIIGGELGEAFIVFATDEDARLALMRSGEILKGSRVKLTLSSRNEMQNIIEMSRKRYTRTGEMSNSGRSGSNNTGTSRLGNISSTLAANLVSAMQQGINRGSFHPSEIGNSDMDNYGSRTDPMMSGSMSTVALSSPQNLPVGAAHSMSTLFGMISRGMGSSSDKFNGSGSMDPSADSIYNQIREPRASFNSDNVYLRLQGMPYSVKEQQVREFFHGLQVESVRIMKDYWGLKNGEGFVRFASAWDAAEGLKRHKNYMGQRFVQVFRATELEWISGGNDLFVEDSHSDINQGNRGRSPPREEKYFHSRRRSRSPRRRRSRSRSPYDQDYYVQLKNMPYGISKKDVRNFFDELNIADDQIYLVYDFEGKSTKEGFVKFKNAVEHRKALRYHKVCIRNRAVYVYPIAKKAMLELIDNVKKQRSRERSAYKIEDKRYQSREEAHTSSRLYIYARNLPFDVSKSEIRNFFEGFGVADYGIHVLVDSNGIGLGEAVVKFKSEDEVLRAECLYGKKLGGREVLLKPISSEEMLELGVGSVHERTKGQKERDYFGSYSSGGDHSLSVDVHELAEPFFEPSSGLGSVPSMQRPRYSQEEGFYGGFDTGNGTFGGNTRGGFGSGFDSGYRGNMGMSSGNAVVKAFNLPFKISVDEILDFFYGYRVIPDSVTVRYNDKGLPAGDAVIAFETVDEAMAAVRELNEKPIGKRNVKLSLL; encoded by the coding sequence ATGGCTGTGGTCATCCGCTTGCAGGGGCTCCCAGTTTCTGCAGGAACCTTGGATATTCGTCACTTCTTCTCTAGATTAACCATTCCTGATGGAGGGGTGCATATTATTGGTGGTGAACTGGGAGAGGCATTCATTGTATTTGCCACGGATGAAGATGCTCGGCTTGCTTTGATGAGGTCGGGTGAAATTCTCAAAGGGAGCAGAGTAAAGCTAACACTAAGTAGCAGAaatgaaatgcagaatataattgaAATGAGTCGTAAGCGATATACACGCACCGGTGAAATGTCCAATTCTGGAAGGTCGGGATCGAACAATACAGGCACAAGCAGGTTAGGTAATATATCTTCCACACTAGCTGCGAACTTAGTTTCAGCTATGCAGCAAGGAATCAATAGGGGTTCATTTCATCCCAGTGAAATTGGAAATTCCGATATGGACAATTATGGCTCTCGCACGGATCCCATGATGAGTGGTAGCATGTCCACCGTGGCATTATCTTCTCCACAGAATCTTCCAGTTGGTGCTGCTCACTCTATGTCTACATTATTTGGAATGATTTCCAGAGGAATGGGTAGTAGTTCAGACAAATTTAATGGCTCTGGTTCAATGGATCCCTCTGCTGATTCAATTTACAATCAAATAAGAGAACCAAGAGCATCTTTTAATTCTGATAATGTTTACTTGCGTCTGCAAGGTATGCCCTATTCTGTAAAAGAGCAGCAAGTAAGAGAATTCTTCCATGGTTTACAAGTTGAATCAGTTCGTATAATGAAGGATTATTGGGGTCTGAAAAATGGAGAGGGTTTTGTTCGATTTGCCAGTGCTTGGGATGCAGCAGAAGGATTAAAACGTCACAAAAACTACATGGGGCAAAGATTTGTGCAGGTCTTTCGAGCTACAGAGTTGGAATGGATTTCTGGGGGAAATGATTTATTTGTAGAAGATAGTCATTCTGATATAAACCAAGGAAATCGAGGTCGCTCCCCTCCTCgtgaagaaaaatatttccatTCCCGAAGACGATCAAGATCACCACGAAGACGCAGATCACGATCTCGTTCTCCTTATGATCAAGATTATTATGTGCAGCTAAAAAATATGCCCTATGGCATCTCAAAAAAAGATGTGCGAAATTTCTTTGACGAGTTGAACATAGCTGATGATCAGATTTATCTTGTATATGACTTTGAGGGTAAAAGTACAAAGGAAGGCTTTGTGAAGTTTAAAAATGCTGTTGAGCATCGGAAAGCTCTCAGGTATCATAAAGTATGCATTAGAAACCGTGCAGTTTATGTTTATCCCATCGCTAAAAAAGCCATGTTGGAGTTGATAGACAATGTTAAGAAGCAAAGATCAAGAGAAAGATCAGCTTATAAAATCGAAGATAAAAGGTACCAGTCAAGAGAAGAAGCTCATACCTCATCAAGATTGTACATTTATGCCCGTAACCTTCCTTTTGATGTCTCCAAATCTGAGATACGTAATTTTTTTGAAGGTTTTGGTGTGGCTGATTATGGAATCCATGTACTTGTTGATAGTAATGGCATTGGATTAGGGGAGGCTGTGGTCAAGTTCAAGTCTGAGGATGAAGTACTAAGGGCTGAGTGCTTATATGGTAAAAAGCTTGGAGGAAGAGAAGTTTTGCTAAAGCCAATTTCTTCAGAAGAGATGCTTGAACTTGGTGTTGGTTCTGTGCATGAAAGAACCAAAGGCCAGAAGGAGCGGGACTATTTTGGTTCTTATAGTAGTGGTGGTGATCACTCATTGTCTGTTGATGTGCATGAATTAGCTGAACCTTTCTTTGAACCTTCCAGTGGTTTGGGTTCTGTGCCCTCCATGCAAAGACCAAGATACAGCcaagaggaaggattttatggaggGTTTGACACAGGAAATGGCACTTTTGGAGGCAACACAAGAGGTGGATTTGGATCTGGATTTGATTCAGGATATCGAGGTAATATGGGAATGTCCAGTGGCAATGCTGTTGTGAAGGCTTTTAACCTCCCTTTCAAAATCTCGGTTGATGAAATCCTGGATTTCTTCTATGGCTATCGTGTTATTCCAGATTCTGTCACCGTGCGGTACAATGATAAGGGTTTACCAGCTGGTGATGCTGTTATTGCATTTGAAACAGTTGATGAAGCAATGGCTGCTGTTCGAGAACTGAATGAGAAGCCAATTGGAAAAAGGAATGTCAAACTAAGCTTGCTATAA